The following are encoded together in the Robertmurraya sp. FSL R5-0851 genome:
- a CDS encoding helix-turn-helix domain-containing protein, whose protein sequence is MVKASAFELECKVLTEKELTQRKQSLLRSLRMLERETFFQKIEEFNCSMIEQKLDPEVVKGKMLRLIYLSMEVAKESLWNKGYLPHMEVANLHSTIDLCYWFQQQMEQIFQCVKNNQVEPKHIAIESALRFIQSNYDKELSLQEVSDHSNMSSTYFSVLFKEQMGESYIKYVTKLRIEHAKKLLMNGAKVNEVSEKVGYYNYRHFSELFKRHVGMTPGHYRDRQSHA, encoded by the coding sequence ATGGTTAAGGCATCCGCTTTCGAACTTGAGTGTAAGGTATTAACGGAAAAGGAACTTACACAAAGAAAACAATCACTTCTACGTAGTCTCCGCATGCTTGAACGTGAGACTTTTTTTCAAAAAATAGAGGAATTTAATTGTTCGATGATAGAACAGAAATTAGATCCTGAAGTAGTAAAAGGAAAAATGCTTAGACTTATTTACCTAAGTATGGAAGTGGCTAAAGAAAGTCTTTGGAATAAAGGATATTTGCCGCATATGGAAGTTGCCAACCTACACTCCACGATCGATTTATGTTATTGGTTTCAACAGCAAATGGAACAAATTTTTCAATGCGTGAAGAATAATCAGGTCGAGCCTAAACATATCGCTATTGAGAGTGCACTTCGTTTTATTCAATCCAATTACGATAAAGAGCTTAGTCTCCAAGAAGTTTCTGATCATTCAAATATGAGTAGCACCTATTTTAGTGTGTTATTTAAGGAACAAATGGGCGAGTCATACATAAAGTATGTCACAAAATTGAGAATTGAACATGCAAAGAAATTGCTAATGAACGGAGCGAAGGTAAACGAAGTTAGTGAAAAAGTAGGTTATTATAATTATCGCCACTTCTCGGAGTTATTTAAAAGACATGTGGGAATGACACCAGGGCATTATCGAGATAGACAATCACATGCTTAG
- a CDS encoding MFS transporter, protein MVLRIVFIITLGFQTVINMTRPVITLYASELGASPLEIGILTSAFALFPLLFAIQAGKLADKLGDRIPVFIGLFSIIVGMAIPLTFPSMWALFVSQFFVGIGSVFIPVSLQNVLGNSATKENRDHYFSMLGMAVATGALIGPIIGGFVTEHISYSFSFLLSIIIGLVPVIFTFFLPVMKRQGSANHYGMLSSIKLLQNPLLQKALFSSALVLYSRDIFVAYFPLYAKSFHMSDSTIGIIIAVQGLAMIVVRVFLPKLIEGMGRDRVLLTSIIVAGTSFLLMPFSENVIFMGILSSLMGLGLGCGQPLSMTTTYNASPKSRTGEVLGLRLTTNRLSQLIAPLLFGVIGASAGIMSVFLVSGVFLVSGTFWIRQEKVKLSEVKEN, encoded by the coding sequence TTGGTTTTAAGAATTGTATTTATCATTACATTAGGATTTCAGACCGTTATTAATATGACGAGACCTGTCATCACGTTATATGCCTCAGAGCTTGGAGCATCTCCTCTTGAAATAGGGATCCTTACGTCAGCCTTTGCCTTGTTTCCACTCCTATTTGCGATTCAAGCTGGTAAACTAGCGGATAAACTCGGAGATCGCATTCCTGTTTTTATCGGATTATTTTCCATTATTGTGGGAATGGCTATTCCGCTTACTTTTCCAAGCATGTGGGCCTTGTTTGTGAGCCAGTTTTTTGTAGGAATCGGAAGTGTATTTATCCCTGTTTCCTTACAGAATGTGCTTGGAAATAGTGCAACAAAGGAGAATCGGGACCACTACTTTAGTATGCTTGGCATGGCAGTAGCAACTGGTGCATTAATTGGGCCTATTATCGGGGGATTTGTTACAGAGCATATATCTTATTCGTTTTCTTTTCTGCTTTCCATAATTATTGGGCTCGTCCCAGTGATTTTCACTTTTTTCCTGCCAGTCATGAAAAGGCAAGGTTCTGCTAATCATTATGGAATGCTATCTTCTATCAAGCTATTACAAAATCCATTATTACAAAAAGCCTTATTTTCAAGTGCGCTAGTATTGTACTCAAGAGATATTTTTGTTGCGTATTTTCCTTTGTATGCGAAAAGCTTCCATATGTCTGACTCGACCATCGGAATCATTATAGCTGTCCAAGGATTAGCGATGATTGTTGTACGGGTGTTTCTACCAAAATTAATTGAAGGAATGGGTAGGGACAGGGTTCTTCTTACTTCTATCATTGTTGCTGGAACCTCCTTCCTACTAATGCCTTTTTCAGAGAATGTGATTTTCATGGGTATTTTGAGCTCCCTTATGGGATTGGGGTTGGGTTGTGGTCAACCACTCTCCATGACGACGACGTATAATGCATCCCCTAAATCAAGGACCGGAGAAGTTCTCGGGCTACGATTAACAACGAATCGCTTATCACAGCTGATTGCTCCTCTATTATTTGGAGTGATTGGTGCCTCGGCTGGTATCATGTCTGTGTTTTTGGTTAGTGGGGTTTTCTTAGTTTCGGGGACATTTTGGATACGACAGGAGAAGGTAAAGCTTTCAGAGGTAAAAGAAAATTAA
- a CDS encoding FMN-dependent NADH-azoreductase: protein MNVLVVKANNRPASEAISSKMYETFMAELEGKDVNVTTYDVFEEDTPYFGQELFDAFGKVQNGGELTDIESRLLAAKQKAMDVLSSADVVVFAFPLWNLTIPAKLQTFIDYVYAAGFAFKYDASGNLVSLMPEKKAIFLNARGGVYSAPEAAPMEMAVNYMRNVFGGVFGMQIIDEVVIEGHNAMPDKAQEIIAAGLEEVKASARRVVELAVKA from the coding sequence ATGAATGTTTTAGTAGTAAAAGCAAATAACCGCCCTGCTTCTGAGGCGATTTCTAGTAAGATGTATGAAACGTTTATGGCCGAATTAGAAGGGAAAGACGTAAACGTTACTACATATGATGTGTTTGAAGAGGATACACCATATTTTGGACAGGAACTTTTTGATGCATTTGGTAAGGTACAAAATGGTGGAGAACTAACTGACATTGAATCACGTTTGTTAGCTGCGAAACAAAAAGCAATGGATGTACTTTCAAGCGCAGATGTGGTTGTATTTGCATTTCCATTATGGAATTTAACGATCCCTGCTAAATTGCAAACATTTATTGATTATGTATACGCAGCTGGTTTTGCATTTAAATATGATGCATCTGGAAACCTAGTAAGCTTAATGCCAGAAAAGAAAGCAATTTTCTTAAATGCACGAGGAGGAGTTTATTCAGCGCCTGAAGCAGCACCGATGGAAATGGCTGTGAACTATATGCGTAATGTTTTCGGTGGAGTGTTCGGAATGCAAATCATTGATGAAGTGGTTATTGAAGGACATAATGCTATGCCAGATAAAGCACAAGAAATCATTGCTGCTGGTTTAGAAGAAGTAAAAGCATCTGCACGTCGTGTAGTTGAATTAGCGGTAAAAGCATAA
- a CDS encoding glycoside hydrolase family 3 C-terminal domain-containing protein: MLKKTRLSRIGRKSLSVLLITSLTASMVGFKAPEKQAEEKIVFKHQVGGVFDGMPLFDGVPDHLEEYVDAYFEYTGLEGPAVYATGSRNHYTLQGGANKGKVIPGALSAADNVQGVSTDFPALVGMGQTWNKELLTDIGKVVGSEKISTLKVKQGESNIHGGTDPSATVAFTVVSDMRIHPLSGRFDEGFSEDVHMASTMIDNMAAGLSGTDQEKSEDGFWMRAAVGTKHYSVYNAQWFRQTANNSAGARSIFEYQTKSPLKALSSGSVAGVMTSFGRTNGIPNILSPYQIHANNHSKYGVYSSPDFNGDAHVFGANAQGNGYDTQYATDRTAATILMILADANAGRPGPNPQNALDDVAAVVDAVEKGKYGVTKEDLIDAARPHVNQMVRVGIFNEVDENGIPKNYPFAEEAKDVREELGTYSVPEHQEIALRAAQESIVLLKNDGALPLEKNKKASVSGVYADSRFKTTYSARTTPNIDNSGISPLLAIIKANGSNNVSYDPAVEVVSLKSKLNGQTVTADESAADVTKGSQLVTTTEPLDRNNPAQLFEVYDWGQKGYSLRSVLNGKWLTSPTAANASVENTNATALNLTNNDWDLAQMLGNTSAIPPTIRVEENADQTVSLVASGYRTGFSGDFTNWYYSNGRVITTDSDGKLKTASSTIGNAENVTNRNDDVKFEQTVVKEVGAEAVNRAKTDDYAVVFVGAIPRHSAGEGNDRSDLNMGDADYELVEKVSAAFAAEGKKTVVVVKSSFPVGMEPIQNNPNVSAIVYQPYGGQYDSHALAQVLYGDYAPTGRLSSTWYADMSSFPEISKYSIPEGNTSITMEDIDPRFTLDMTNADPIEQELTYMYTKAPVTYPFGYGLSYSNFTYSGFKAPKKASDQSSFEVSVQVKNEGKVNTSEVVQLYAKNNKSAYGEYAPQKQLVAFEKVSLQAGETKKVTLKVDPKDLAVWDVNAGDFLVEEGNYVLMMGSSSEDVKAESTIAIDGESLAALPTNKPFNVFDHSFASNEVVYHEVSKARTAESLKAEKVVGEYHAVRSKQNGSWVALPKVVLTGSKQVTASVASDVTGGKITLHSGSVTSEPFAEFEVPKTGKNSYTIENAGVPVNELGYTDVTVDLEGKLPKGPNTVYVVFHSPDLRIDRLSFEGGKPNKK; this comes from the coding sequence GTGTTGAAAAAAACCCGTCTTTCCAGAATTGGGAGAAAGTCGCTGTCCGTATTGCTTATTACTTCGTTAACCGCGAGTATGGTTGGGTTTAAAGCTCCAGAAAAACAAGCAGAAGAGAAAATCGTATTTAAACATCAAGTGGGTGGGGTATTTGATGGGATGCCGCTGTTTGACGGAGTTCCAGACCACCTAGAAGAATATGTTGATGCTTATTTTGAATACACTGGTCTAGAAGGACCGGCCGTTTATGCAACTGGTTCAAGAAACCATTACACCTTACAGGGTGGAGCCAATAAAGGCAAGGTGATTCCTGGTGCTCTATCAGCTGCAGATAATGTTCAGGGGGTATCAACTGATTTCCCTGCATTAGTAGGAATGGGACAAACCTGGAACAAAGAACTTCTTACGGATATTGGTAAAGTAGTAGGAAGTGAAAAAATTAGTACCTTAAAAGTGAAGCAAGGGGAGTCAAATATTCACGGTGGAACAGATCCTTCTGCGACTGTTGCCTTTACGGTTGTGAGCGATATGCGTATACATCCGTTAAGTGGTCGTTTTGATGAAGGGTTTTCTGAAGATGTTCACATGGCTTCTACGATGATCGATAATATGGCAGCAGGTCTGAGTGGAACAGATCAAGAAAAGAGTGAAGATGGATTTTGGATGCGTGCAGCTGTTGGGACGAAGCATTACTCCGTATATAATGCACAGTGGTTCCGTCAAACGGCTAATAATAGTGCTGGTGCTAGATCTATTTTCGAATATCAGACGAAAAGTCCTTTGAAAGCATTAAGCTCTGGTTCTGTTGCAGGGGTCATGACGTCATTTGGACGTACGAATGGAATTCCGAATATCCTTTCACCTTATCAAATTCATGCTAATAATCATTCTAAATACGGTGTTTACAGCTCTCCAGATTTTAATGGAGATGCCCACGTTTTTGGAGCAAATGCGCAAGGAAATGGTTATGACACTCAATATGCAACAGATCGAACAGCTGCAACCATCTTAATGATTTTAGCTGATGCGAATGCCGGACGTCCTGGACCAAATCCTCAAAATGCATTAGACGATGTGGCCGCTGTAGTTGACGCAGTTGAAAAAGGGAAATACGGTGTGACAAAAGAGGATTTAATCGATGCAGCTCGTCCGCATGTGAATCAAATGGTACGTGTGGGTATTTTTAATGAAGTTGATGAAAACGGAATTCCGAAGAACTATCCGTTTGCCGAAGAGGCGAAAGATGTAAGGGAAGAACTAGGTACATATAGTGTTCCTGAACATCAAGAAATTGCATTAAGGGCTGCTCAGGAAAGTATCGTCCTTCTAAAGAATGATGGGGCATTGCCATTAGAGAAAAACAAGAAGGCGTCCGTTTCAGGAGTGTATGCAGATTCAAGGTTTAAAACCACCTACTCAGCAAGAACAACACCAAACATTGACAACTCTGGAATCTCACCACTATTAGCCATTATCAAGGCGAATGGTTCCAATAATGTTTCATACGACCCAGCGGTAGAAGTAGTGTCATTAAAATCAAAGCTTAACGGACAGACAGTTACAGCCGACGAGAGTGCAGCTGATGTAACAAAGGGCTCTCAGCTTGTAACTACAACTGAACCATTAGATAGGAATAACCCTGCTCAATTATTTGAAGTGTATGATTGGGGCCAAAAAGGGTATAGCCTACGTTCGGTATTAAACGGAAAATGGTTAACGTCACCTACAGCTGCTAATGCATCTGTTGAAAATACAAATGCAACGGCATTAAACTTAACCAATAATGACTGGGATCTTGCCCAAATGTTAGGAAATACAAGTGCGATTCCACCAACCATCCGAGTGGAGGAAAATGCAGATCAGACCGTATCCCTTGTGGCAAGTGGATACAGAACAGGATTCTCAGGTGATTTCACCAACTGGTATTATTCAAATGGAAGAGTGATTACAACAGACTCTGATGGAAAATTAAAAACTGCATCATCAACCATTGGAAACGCTGAAAATGTAACTAATCGAAATGATGATGTGAAGTTTGAACAAACAGTGGTAAAAGAGGTAGGAGCCGAAGCGGTCAATCGTGCGAAAACGGATGACTATGCTGTTGTGTTTGTAGGTGCCATTCCACGCCATAGTGCGGGAGAAGGAAATGACCGCTCTGACTTAAATATGGGAGATGCGGATTACGAGTTGGTTGAGAAAGTGTCGGCTGCTTTTGCTGCGGAAGGGAAAAAGACGGTTGTTGTTGTTAAGTCTAGCTTCCCAGTCGGAATGGAACCTATTCAAAATAACCCGAACGTATCAGCCATTGTTTATCAACCATATGGAGGTCAGTATGATTCACATGCATTGGCTCAAGTACTATACGGGGACTATGCTCCAACAGGTCGTCTTTCTTCTACATGGTATGCAGATATGTCTAGCTTCCCAGAAATCAGTAAGTATTCCATTCCAGAAGGAAATACAAGCATAACAATGGAGGATATTGATCCAAGATTTACACTAGATATGACAAATGCCGATCCGATTGAACAAGAATTAACCTATATGTACACAAAAGCTCCAGTCACATACCCATTTGGTTACGGATTATCATATAGTAACTTTACGTATAGTGGCTTTAAAGCGCCAAAAAAGGCTAGCGATCAGTCTTCTTTTGAAGTATCCGTACAGGTGAAAAATGAAGGTAAAGTGAATACTTCTGAGGTTGTTCAGCTGTATGCCAAAAATAATAAATCTGCTTACGGGGAATATGCTCCTCAAAAGCAACTCGTAGCTTTTGAGAAAGTATCTTTGCAAGCTGGTGAGACAAAGAAGGTTACACTCAAGGTCGATCCAAAGGACTTAGCCGTTTGGGATGTAAATGCAGGGGATTTCCTTGTAGAGGAAGGAAACTATGTATTGATGATGGGATCTTCTTCTGAAGATGTGAAAGCAGAAAGTACAATTGCCATTGATGGAGAGTCACTTGCGGCTTTGCCAACCAATAAGCCTTTTAATGTGTTCGACCACTCCTTTGCATCAAATGAAGTTGTTTATCATGAAGTCTCCAAAGCAAGAACAGCTGAAAGTTTAAAGGCAGAAAAGGTTGTTGGAGAATATCATGCCGTTCGATCGAAACAAAATGGTTCATGGGTAGCTCTACCAAAAGTAGTATTAACAGGTTCAAAACAAGTAACCGCTAGTGTTGCTTCCGATGTGACAGGAGGAAAAATCACTTTGCACTCGGGATCTGTTACTAGCGAACCTTTTGCAGAATTTGAAGTACCGAAAACAGGAAAGAACTCATACACCATCGAGAATGCAGGGGTTCCTGTAAATGAGTTGGGCTACACAGATGTGACTGTTGATCTAGAAGGAAAATTGCCGAAGGGGCCAAACACAGTATATGTCGTGTTCCATTCACCAGATCTTCGAATCGATCGTTTATCTTTTGAAGGTGGTAAACCCAATAAGAAATAA
- a CDS encoding beta-glucosidase produces the protein MTIPKLPVQGAVGGTPAIERLGIPAMYYADGPAGLRISPTRPGESKTYYTTAFPIATSLASTWDTNVVNKVGQAQGNEVKEYGVDVLLAPALNLHRNILTGRNFEYFSEDPLISGKMTAALVNGVQSNGVGATIKHFAANNQETNRFTIDTIVSERALRELYLKGFEIAVKESHPKAVMSSYNLINGTPASQNEELLTTVLRGDWGYDGYVMTDWFAGTDPVAQMRAGNDQIMPGFPQSSEQIANAVKDGSLDEKLLDRNVKNILNFVVESPSFKNYNHSDNPDLQAHAKVARQAAADGMVLLKNDQKALPLKKENKVALFGTAQIETVKGGTGSGDVNAAYTVSIVDGLKHAGYSLHEDLVNQYSNYISELRQMEQYKIKPSPWGEDFGKEIPVIPEMVLDTNQIETIEGESDIGVIVIGRNSGEGVDRQNVKGDYLLTDTEKAMIQNVSKAYHDAGKKVAVVLNIGGPVEVASWRDQVDSILLAWQPGQEAGDAVADVLSGAVNPSGKLATTFPVKYEDVPSSENFPGTPAENPTQVVYEEDIYVGYRYYSTFDVKPAYEFGYGLSYTNFDYSNIRVNQGGKFKDQITVFANIKNTGKVSGKEAVQVYVSAPDGKLEKPEIELKAFGKTKELKPNQTELLKFNLNAKDLASFDEEKNQWIVEKGVYTVKVGASSENIKGTATFKVDKDIIVEEVSNSLVPEVEIDRLSKK, from the coding sequence ATGACAATACCGAAACTTCCGGTTCAAGGTGCGGTTGGAGGAACGCCTGCGATTGAAAGATTAGGAATTCCTGCCATGTATTATGCGGATGGACCGGCTGGATTGAGAATTAGTCCAACACGTCCTGGAGAGTCAAAAACGTATTATACCACTGCTTTTCCAATTGCTACCTCGTTAGCATCCACCTGGGATACGAATGTGGTAAATAAGGTTGGCCAAGCGCAAGGGAATGAAGTAAAGGAATATGGTGTCGATGTATTGCTAGCACCTGCTCTAAACCTTCACCGTAACATATTAACTGGAAGAAACTTCGAATATTTTTCTGAAGATCCGTTGATTTCAGGTAAGATGACTGCTGCTTTGGTAAATGGGGTCCAATCAAATGGAGTAGGTGCTACCATCAAGCACTTTGCAGCCAATAATCAGGAAACCAATCGTTTTACCATTGATACAATCGTCTCAGAAAGAGCTTTAAGAGAGTTATATTTGAAAGGCTTTGAGATTGCTGTAAAGGAATCTCATCCGAAGGCTGTTATGAGTTCCTATAATCTGATAAATGGTACACCGGCTTCACAGAACGAAGAATTGCTGACAACTGTCTTAAGAGGAGACTGGGGCTACGATGGCTATGTGATGACTGACTGGTTTGCTGGAACTGATCCTGTTGCCCAAATGAGAGCAGGAAATGATCAAATTATGCCTGGTTTCCCTCAAAGCTCCGAACAAATTGCTAATGCTGTAAAAGACGGAAGCTTAGACGAAAAGCTATTGGATCGAAATGTGAAGAACATCTTAAACTTCGTCGTCGAATCTCCTAGTTTTAAAAACTATAACCATTCTGACAATCCAGACCTGCAAGCACATGCTAAAGTGGCTCGTCAGGCGGCAGCAGATGGAATGGTTTTATTAAAGAATGATCAAAAGGCACTTCCACTTAAGAAAGAAAACAAAGTGGCGCTATTTGGTACCGCACAGATTGAAACGGTGAAAGGTGGAACGGGTAGTGGAGATGTAAACGCAGCCTATACCGTGTCTATTGTAGACGGATTAAAGCATGCAGGATATTCACTCCATGAAGACCTTGTGAATCAATATAGCAACTACATTAGTGAGTTAAGACAAATGGAACAATACAAAATTAAGCCGAGCCCATGGGGTGAGGACTTTGGAAAAGAAATACCTGTCATTCCTGAGATGGTGTTAGATACAAACCAGATTGAAACAATCGAGGGTGAATCCGATATTGGTGTCATTGTGATTGGAAGAAATTCTGGTGAAGGTGTGGATCGTCAAAATGTAAAAGGTGATTACCTTCTAACAGATACGGAAAAAGCGATGATTCAAAACGTATCCAAAGCCTATCATGATGCTGGAAAGAAAGTGGCGGTTGTTCTGAATATCGGTGGACCTGTCGAAGTAGCAAGTTGGAGAGATCAAGTAGATTCCATCCTTCTAGCATGGCAACCAGGACAGGAAGCAGGAGATGCGGTAGCCGATGTATTATCTGGAGCAGTGAATCCTTCAGGAAAGCTAGCAACCACCTTCCCTGTGAAATATGAGGATGTTCCTTCTTCTGAAAACTTCCCTGGAACACCAGCAGAGAACCCTACTCAGGTTGTGTATGAAGAAGACATTTATGTTGGTTATCGCTATTACTCAACCTTTGATGTCAAACCTGCCTATGAATTTGGATATGGGTTGTCTTATACAAACTTTGATTACAGTAATATTCGAGTGAATCAGGGAGGTAAATTCAAAGATCAAATTACCGTATTTGCTAATATAAAGAATACAGGGAAAGTCTCTGGTAAAGAAGCGGTTCAAGTGTATGTCTCTGCCCCGGATGGTAAGCTAGAAAAACCTGAAATTGAATTAAAGGCATTCGGAAAAACAAAAGAATTAAAGCCAAATCAAACTGAACTATTAAAGTTTAATTTGAATGCGAAGGACCTCGCTTCCTTTGATGAAGAGAAAAATCAATGGATCGTAGAAAAAGGCGTTTACACAGTGAAGGTCGGTGCTTCTTCAGAGAATATTAAAGGGACAGCAACATTCAAAGTCGATAAAGATATTATTGTAGAAGAAGTGAGTAATTCGTTAGTGCCAGAGGTTGAAATTGATAGACTAAGTAAAAAGTAA